The following proteins are encoded in a genomic region of Deltaproteobacteria bacterium:
- the recD gene encoding exodeoxyribonuclease V subunit alpha codes for MYNDPALAKSELFTNIDTRFAGFMAAVSREKDAAVPLAAALVSRSLRNGHVCLDLEAYAETTLKAESVDIGVIRCPPLQQWRRLLLKSGLTGRSGEYKPLVLDDNNRLYFHRYWEYEQQLADFILERASRTLSSPAIGGQPAEAVGTSLQRLFPENDAGETNWQKVAAAVSMLKQLCVISGGPGTGKTHAVARILAFLLEQYRNAGRELTIRITAPTGKAASRLSASIASAKRAIACEASIKAAIPDNGMTIHRLLQASGNAGRFHYHAGNRLAADVVVVDEASMVDLPLMTKLVRSLPDDSRLLLLGDRDQLASVEAGAVMGDICGESRSNGFSVEFRERVKTIAGMDLPADGPLPPPGLQDCRIHFSKNYRFDEKSGIPRLSHAVNRGDCEEVASSIAEKIYADVHWQPLDRNEKWIRYMEQEVVRHYGRLSAMRHPAEALAGLDRFKILCAINHGRYGVEAVNGRAEAVLERLHPIAYRRGRASANWYHGQPVMIRKNDHRLELYNGDLGIVMQDPASNSGLSVYFAGGESGIRRFAPHRIPEHETAYAMTIHKSQGSEFDEVLLLLPEKDSPVLTRELIYTGITRARQNLSILCSQSAISLAVSRRIERRSGLGDKIAIGERAVFYNE; via the coding sequence ATGTACAACGACCCTGCACTTGCAAAATCAGAACTTTTCACCAATATAGACACCCGGTTCGCCGGTTTCATGGCCGCTGTGTCCCGCGAAAAGGATGCGGCCGTTCCCCTGGCGGCGGCCCTTGTCAGCCGCAGCCTCCGCAACGGGCACGTCTGCCTCGATTTGGAGGCCTATGCCGAAACGACTCTGAAAGCCGAATCCGTGGACATAGGCGTCATCCGGTGCCCCCCCCTGCAACAATGGCGCAGGCTCCTTTTAAAAAGCGGCCTTACCGGAAGGAGCGGTGAGTACAAACCGCTGGTCCTCGACGATAACAACCGGTTATACTTTCACCGATACTGGGAATACGAACAGCAACTGGCCGACTTCATTCTCGAGCGCGCCTCGCGCACCTTATCCTCCCCCGCCATCGGCGGACAGCCGGCAGAGGCGGTCGGGACCAGCCTGCAACGTCTTTTCCCCGAAAATGACGCCGGGGAAACGAACTGGCAGAAGGTGGCCGCCGCTGTTTCCATGCTGAAACAGCTGTGTGTCATTTCGGGCGGCCCGGGAACCGGAAAAACCCATGCGGTGGCCAGAATTCTGGCATTTCTGCTGGAACAGTACAGGAACGCCGGCAGGGAACTGACCATCCGGATCACCGCACCCACCGGGAAAGCCGCGTCGCGCCTGAGTGCCTCTATCGCGAGCGCCAAACGGGCCATTGCCTGCGAGGCTTCCATCAAGGCCGCCATTCCGGATAACGGCATGACCATCCACCGGCTGCTACAGGCATCTGGGAATGCCGGCCGCTTTCACTACCATGCGGGAAACAGGCTGGCGGCGGATGTGGTGGTCGTGGACGAAGCTTCCATGGTGGATTTGCCCCTGATGACCAAACTGGTCCGATCGCTGCCGGATGACAGCCGGCTTCTGCTTCTCGGTGACCGGGACCAGCTGGCTTCGGTGGAAGCCGGCGCGGTCATGGGGGACATCTGCGGGGAAAGCCGTTCCAATGGTTTTTCGGTCGAGTTCCGCGAACGGGTCAAAACCATCGCCGGTATGGATTTGCCGGCCGATGGTCCCCTGCCGCCGCCCGGACTTCAGGACTGCAGGATCCATTTTTCGAAAAACTACCGCTTCGATGAAAAAAGCGGTATACCAAGGCTGAGTCACGCGGTGAACAGAGGCGATTGCGAAGAGGTCGCAAGCAGCATCGCCGAAAAAATCTATGCGGATGTGCACTGGCAGCCGCTAGACCGGAATGAAAAATGGATCCGGTATATGGAGCAGGAGGTCGTTCGGCACTACGGCCGATTGTCCGCGATGCGTCATCCCGCCGAGGCACTTGCCGGATTGGACCGGTTCAAAATTCTTTGTGCGATCAATCATGGCCGCTACGGCGTCGAGGCCGTCAACGGGCGGGCAGAGGCGGTGCTGGAACGGTTGCATCCTATTGCATACCGCCGGGGCAGGGCTTCAGCAAACTGGTATCACGGGCAGCCGGTGATGATCAGGAAAAACGATCATCGACTCGAACTGTACAACGGCGATTTAGGCATCGTCATGCAAGACCCCGCATCCAACAGCGGCCTGTCGGTGTACTTTGCCGGTGGCGAGAGCGGCATTCGGAGGTTTGCACCCCACAGAATCCCCGAACACGAGACGGCCTACGCCATGACCATTCATAAAAGCCAGGGGTCCGAGTTCGACGAGGTCCTGCTGCTCTTGCCGGAAAAGGATTCTCCGGTTTTGACCCGGGAGCTCATATACACGGGAATTACCCGGGCCAGACAAAATCTGTCGATTTTGTGCTCGCAATCTGCTATAAGCCTTGCCGTATCACGCCGCATTGAGAGGAGATCGGGGCTGGGAGATAAAATCGCAATCGGTGAAAGAGCGGTATTCTATAATGAATAA
- a CDS encoding ketoacyl-ACP synthase III produces MRRTLIKGTGRYLPDRLVTNDDLTQWMDTSDEWIEQRTGIKQRYWIPEEGGVGASDLGLEASKIAIERAGWAPEEIDLIIFATLSPDIFFPGSGCLLQAKLGLETTPALDIRQQCTGFLYGLTTADAYIRSGLAEKILFVGAEVHSTGLDISTAGRDVSVIFGDGAAAVCFEAGEGEESVGVLSSALHAQGELARSLMVEAPASREMPRINEKMLAERRHYPSMDGKTIFKNALKRLPEVTNEALAKAGLALDDIDLFIPHQANLRINQFYQQSMKIPEGKVYNNIERYGNTTAATIPLALDEVIEKGMITSGSTLMFLGLGSGVTWGACIYRFA; encoded by the coding sequence ATGCGAAGAACATTAATAAAAGGCACCGGGCGCTATCTTCCCGACAGGCTGGTAACCAACGACGACCTCACGCAGTGGATGGATACGTCCGATGAATGGATCGAGCAGCGCACGGGGATTAAACAGCGGTACTGGATACCCGAGGAGGGAGGTGTCGGCGCTTCCGACCTGGGACTGGAAGCTTCCAAGATAGCCATCGAGAGAGCGGGATGGGCGCCGGAAGAGATCGACCTGATTATCTTTGCCACGTTGAGCCCGGATATTTTCTTCCCGGGTTCGGGCTGTTTGCTCCAGGCGAAACTGGGGCTTGAAACCACGCCGGCGCTGGACATCCGCCAGCAATGCACCGGTTTTCTCTACGGGCTGACCACCGCCGATGCTTACATAAGAAGCGGGTTGGCCGAAAAGATTCTTTTCGTGGGCGCAGAAGTGCACTCCACCGGACTGGACATTTCTACCGCCGGGCGTGACGTGTCGGTTATTTTCGGAGACGGTGCCGCGGCGGTGTGTTTTGAGGCCGGTGAGGGGGAAGAAAGCGTCGGCGTTTTGTCATCGGCCCTGCATGCCCAGGGGGAACTGGCGCGAAGCCTGATGGTGGAAGCGCCGGCATCGAGGGAGATGCCCAGAATAAATGAAAAGATGCTCGCCGAACGCCGACATTACCCCTCCATGGACGGTAAAACCATTTTCAAGAATGCCCTCAAAAGATTGCCGGAGGTCACCAACGAAGCGCTTGCCAAGGCCGGTCTGGCACTGGACGACATCGACCTGTTCATTCCCCATCAAGCCAACCTGCGCATCAACCAGTTTTATCAGCAGTCCATGAAAATCCCCGAAGGCAAGGTGTACAACAACATCGAAAGATACGGCAACACCACCGCTGCAACTATTCCCCTGGCATTGGATGAAGTCATTGAAAAGGGCATGATCACCTCCGGAAGCACCCTGATGTTCCTGGGACTGGGGTCCGGGGTGACCTGGGGGGCCTGCATCTATCGCTTCGCTTAG
- a CDS encoding potassium channel protein, producing the protein MIHLNRAGKSIILFLALFIFGTSGYMIIEGWDVIDSMFMTTITMATVGYSEVNPVSPEGRIFTVVLILSGAGLFLYVAGSAMQFLVEGRLRAVFGRRKLEKIIATINNHYIICGYGRIGKGLCHYLLQKNLAVLIVEKDESRIPEMEADGVPYIIGEANEEDNLEKAGIKRARGLLSVLGSDPDNVFVVLISKQLNPNVYVVARANQEMAKKTLESAGADKVISPYDLGARRMAHAILRPTVIHFLELAFADRDTDINVEEIPVGPDCELLNMTLLDSQIRQKLDVLIIAIKKSDGRMEFNPKSLSRIEAGDTIITVGQAANLIQLEKMLT; encoded by the coding sequence GTGATCCATTTAAACCGGGCCGGAAAAAGTATCATTCTCTTTCTGGCGCTTTTCATCTTCGGCACCTCCGGATACATGATCATTGAAGGGTGGGATGTTATCGATTCCATGTTCATGACCACCATCACCATGGCAACGGTAGGGTACAGCGAGGTGAACCCGGTCAGCCCGGAGGGCCGTATTTTCACGGTTGTGTTGATTTTATCCGGTGCCGGGTTGTTCCTGTATGTGGCCGGCAGCGCCATGCAGTTCCTCGTCGAAGGACGCTTACGGGCCGTTTTCGGGAGGCGGAAATTGGAAAAAATTATTGCAACGATCAACAATCACTACATTATTTGCGGATATGGGCGCATTGGAAAAGGGCTTTGCCACTATCTTCTCCAGAAGAACCTTGCGGTCCTGATCGTTGAGAAAGACGAAAGCAGAATTCCTGAAATGGAGGCCGACGGCGTCCCCTACATCATCGGTGAAGCCAATGAGGAGGACAACCTGGAAAAAGCTGGCATTAAACGGGCCAGGGGCCTTTTGTCCGTCCTGGGGTCCGACCCCGACAACGTATTCGTTGTGCTGATCAGCAAACAACTCAATCCCAACGTCTATGTGGTGGCCAGGGCGAATCAGGAGATGGCCAAGAAAACCCTGGAGTCGGCCGGAGCGGATAAGGTTATTTCCCCATACGATCTCGGTGCCAGACGGATGGCCCATGCCATTTTAAGACCAACGGTCATTCACTTTCTCGAACTGGCTTTTGCGGACAGGGACACGGACATCAACGTCGAGGAAATTCCGGTGGGTCCGGATTGTGAACTCCTCAATATGACCTTGCTGGACTCGCAAATCCGTCAGAAACTGGATGTGTTGATCATCGCTATCAAGAAATCCGACGGCCGCATGGAATTCAATCCGAAATCACTGAGCAGGATCGAAGCGGGCGACACCATAATCACGGTGGGACAGGCAGCCAATCTGATACAGCTGGAAAAGATGTTAACGTAA
- a CDS encoding CoA pyrophosphatase, whose product MTLSLGNKKRMLRRIETTTAKNVLPRQAYPEDRHELSGASAVLFLLGDKRGGNGKTPEPCLILNKRSHRVRQPGDLCCPGGGVMPALDPLLGKALSLPGFPLAKWPQWKGHLAERPAHARMLRTLFSTALRESFEEMRLIPLDVTFLGPLPSQDLVLFKRTIFPMIGWVGHQKHFYPNWEVAKVVNIPIKKLLDPANYVRYQYAFSVPGSGRTAWQTYDAPCFLHRHHQEKEVLWGATCRITLTFLKIVFDFEPPAVPTLPVERARLDASYANGARS is encoded by the coding sequence ATGACATTATCGCTTGGCAACAAAAAGCGCATGCTGAGGCGCATAGAAACCACAACTGCAAAAAACGTCCTGCCGCGGCAGGCGTACCCTGAAGACAGGCATGAATTGTCAGGAGCATCGGCCGTCCTTTTCCTGCTGGGGGACAAGCGCGGCGGCAATGGAAAAACCCCGGAGCCGTGTTTGATCCTCAACAAGCGTTCACACAGGGTGCGGCAGCCGGGAGACCTTTGCTGTCCGGGCGGGGGGGTGATGCCGGCGCTGGATCCTCTGCTGGGAAAAGCGCTCAGCCTGCCGGGATTTCCCCTGGCAAAATGGCCGCAGTGGAAAGGCCATCTGGCAGAAAGGCCCGCCCATGCCCGTATGCTGCGGACGTTGTTCTCAACTGCCTTGCGCGAAAGTTTCGAGGAGATGCGCCTGATACCTCTTGATGTCACTTTTCTGGGGCCGCTGCCCTCCCAGGATCTGGTGCTGTTCAAGCGTACCATTTTTCCAATGATCGGCTGGGTCGGTCATCAAAAACATTTTTATCCCAATTGGGAAGTGGCGAAGGTTGTAAACATACCCATCAAAAAATTGTTGGACCCCGCCAATTACGTACGCTACCAGTATGCCTTCTCCGTGCCGGGATCCGGGCGTACCGCCTGGCAGACGTACGACGCTCCCTGCTTTTTGCACCGGCACCATCAGGAAAAGGAGGTGTTGTGGGGAGCCACCTGCCGTATTACGCTCACTTTTCTTAAAATCGTTTTCGATTTCGAGCCCCCCGCGGTCCCAACGCTCCCCGTCGAGCGGGCCCGGCTTGATGCATCGTATGCAAACGGGGCAAGGTCGTGA
- a CDS encoding RiPP maturation radical SAM C-methyltransferase, whose protein sequence is MKSADRGKPIRSIALVATPWALFDRPSIQIAALKAYLDTHLPGLQTQSLHLFLNVADRLGYQPYAALSRRTWLAESVYGALLHPERLTRIEKMYVRYASRAPELKKMPFDQLVKRVEKISDHIIAAHDWRSMDMAGFSVSMCQLTAALYFIRKIKSIHPAIKVVVGGSTFCGPSITAYLDHFRDIDFIVVGEGESPLKNLLENLNGGDDRSRSAAVPGVVSREGSRQKGGGFVQLANLDKLPCPDYTEYFQQVERFSPEKRFFPTIPVEASRGCWWRHAPKHVNGTEESSPNLWGCAFCNLNLQWDGYRKKAPNRVAREIDTLTAQHKTLSVVLVDNVIPSGDIAEPFRKIIELNKEFKLFGEIRADTPLSALKRMKMAGMHEVQVGIESLSTSLLKKMNKGTSVIQNVEIMKHCETLGLKNVSNLILNFPGSDLEDIAETLAALTYTQPFQPLKPVKFWLGLESPVWRLHRRYGIKSVANHPGYGTLFPEETARSLRFIIQAYRGDVVLQRKRWRVVEKSIEAWQHNYAALHSRPFSGPILGYRDGGTFLIITQRRPNEESATHRLTGLSRKIYLFCDTNRAFTRILAAFPGLEAEKLSSFLEMMLDKRLMFREKDRYLSLASPIKACATLL, encoded by the coding sequence GTGAAATCCGCCGACCGGGGAAAACCCATCCGCAGCATCGCTCTCGTGGCCACTCCCTGGGCGCTTTTCGATCGCCCTTCCATCCAGATAGCGGCCCTTAAAGCCTATCTCGATACGCACCTCCCCGGACTCCAAACGCAGTCCTTGCACCTGTTTCTAAACGTTGCCGACCGATTGGGGTATCAACCCTACGCGGCGCTCTCCCGGCGCACCTGGCTGGCGGAAAGCGTGTATGGGGCGTTGCTGCACCCTGAGCGACTTACGAGAATCGAAAAAATGTATGTACGATACGCCTCCCGAGCGCCCGAATTAAAAAAAATGCCGTTCGATCAACTTGTGAAGCGTGTCGAGAAAATATCAGACCATATCATTGCCGCGCATGACTGGCGGTCCATGGACATGGCGGGCTTCTCCGTTTCGATGTGCCAGCTGACCGCCGCTCTTTATTTTATCCGTAAAATTAAATCGATACATCCGGCCATCAAGGTCGTGGTCGGAGGATCGACCTTTTGCGGGCCGTCCATCACAGCCTATCTGGACCACTTCCGAGACATCGATTTCATTGTGGTCGGCGAAGGGGAGAGCCCCTTGAAAAACCTGCTTGAAAACCTGAACGGCGGTGATGACCGCTCGCGCTCGGCCGCGGTACCGGGAGTCGTTTCGCGTGAAGGCAGCCGGCAAAAAGGCGGCGGTTTCGTACAGCTTGCGAATCTCGACAAACTGCCATGCCCTGATTACACCGAATATTTTCAGCAAGTTGAGCGATTCAGCCCTGAAAAGCGCTTTTTCCCGACCATACCGGTGGAGGCCTCGAGGGGGTGCTGGTGGCGGCATGCGCCGAAACACGTAAACGGAACGGAGGAATCCTCCCCTAACTTGTGGGGGTGTGCGTTCTGTAACCTGAATCTGCAGTGGGACGGCTATCGGAAAAAAGCGCCCAACCGGGTCGCCCGGGAAATCGATACCTTGACGGCCCAACATAAAACCCTCTCCGTGGTTCTTGTGGACAACGTTATTCCCTCGGGCGACATTGCCGAACCTTTCAGAAAAATTATTGAATTAAATAAAGAATTCAAACTGTTCGGAGAGATTCGTGCCGATACGCCCTTGTCTGCGTTGAAACGTATGAAGATGGCCGGCATGCATGAGGTCCAGGTGGGGATCGAGAGCCTCAGCACATCCCTTCTCAAAAAGATGAACAAGGGGACCAGCGTGATTCAAAATGTGGAAATCATGAAACACTGCGAAACGCTGGGATTGAAAAATGTCTCCAATCTGATTCTGAACTTTCCAGGCAGCGATCTCGAAGACATTGCCGAAACCTTGGCAGCACTGACGTACACGCAACCCTTTCAACCGCTCAAACCGGTTAAATTCTGGCTGGGACTGGAAAGTCCGGTGTGGCGGCTCCATCGACGCTACGGCATAAAATCGGTTGCAAACCATCCCGGGTACGGCACGCTTTTTCCGGAAGAGACCGCAAGAAGCCTTCGCTTCATCATCCAGGCCTACCGGGGAGACGTCGTGTTGCAACGCAAGCGGTGGCGCGTCGTGGAAAAAAGTATCGAGGCCTGGCAACACAACTATGCCGCACTGCATTCGCGGCCATTTAGCGGCCCCATCCTCGGATATCGCGACGGAGGCACCTTTCTGATCATCACCCAGCGCCGCCCGAACGAGGAAAGCGCCACCCACCGGTTGACAGGCTTGTCACGAAAAATATATCTGTTTTGTGACACCAACCGTGCCTTTACGCGTATACTGGCGGCATTTCCGGGTCTGGAAGCAGAAAAACTGTCTTCTTTTTTAGAAATGATGCTGGATAAGCGCCTGATGTTCAGAGAAAAGGATCGATATCTCAGTTTGGCATCCCCAATAAAAGCGTGTGCCACGCTTTTGTGA
- a CDS encoding dynamin family protein, with protein MGQDAHAGFEKLRRDVPRLVETLHLGDEIDILNWSGVVDKKLLPRLAGDFPLVAAICGGGSSGKSTLFNALIGEHVSPTGGTAGINRRVLAAVSKRRFGSAGEFQTLLEPFGYRPQPLADKHDLASPGDLLYVLKNKVPPNLILLDTPDFDTGLKGAYTNREMTRQALELSDIFIYIFTNANYNNRDNTDFVSEMLSDIGRRKCYLVYRVYASYGDQEILGHARTVAGNLYGKSADEYVLGIYRADEDNRVAADEKFMALGPVDGKTRDSLTDELERMDTAALRSELVASVYEDALTFARDATAQARDSRERLCFYRDVLQAAQSVSVQDALQHLPLEPVLKRFTDIWYAGDPGYLKVMRKTGRFVDAPLRAAVSAAKWITGKKRAQKNPDAHLNEFPEQFEEDLLVAVNNLRRQAVGPELSVALQANDPAARAMVRMARGAGSRKDDRPGERVHAQGASRGKLTFTAKTHTAITQAQEKLKTKDWQTTLDAVVADGARIADIPGHIDGELRQLAAHFRETMGFISRVRQTFSALLTVLPATAAMTYILTTGDPVGAVGIKVKLAGLFGLKDLYALVAIPATTGLNRADRKQLEFMLVPITRTWLNDKLGSVQSLFEKEITGEIIAAANQALDASRELIDNIEDAMKRLNRER; from the coding sequence GTGGGACAGGACGCACATGCGGGGTTCGAGAAACTGCGGCGGGACGTCCCCAGGCTTGTGGAAACCCTTCATCTCGGGGATGAAATCGACATTCTCAACTGGTCCGGCGTGGTGGACAAGAAACTGTTGCCGCGTCTGGCCGGGGATTTTCCTCTCGTGGCGGCCATCTGCGGCGGCGGTTCTTCGGGGAAATCGACGCTTTTCAATGCGCTGATAGGGGAGCACGTGTCGCCGACAGGCGGTACGGCAGGCATCAACCGGCGGGTTCTGGCCGCCGTCAGCAAGCGCCGTTTTGGATCGGCAGGGGAGTTTCAGACCCTTTTGGAACCCTTCGGATACCGTCCGCAGCCCCTGGCGGACAAGCACGACCTCGCGTCACCCGGAGATCTGCTCTACGTGCTGAAAAACAAGGTTCCGCCCAACCTCATTTTACTGGACACCCCCGATTTCGACACGGGGTTGAAGGGCGCTTACACCAACCGTGAAATGACCCGGCAGGCCCTGGAACTTTCCGATATATTTATCTATATATTTACCAACGCCAATTACAACAATCGCGACAACACCGATTTCGTTTCCGAAATGCTCTCCGATATCGGACGACGAAAATGCTACCTCGTCTATCGGGTTTACGCAAGCTATGGGGACCAGGAGATCCTCGGGCATGCCCGGACCGTGGCCGGCAACCTTTACGGGAAATCGGCCGATGAATACGTGCTAGGTATCTACAGAGCCGACGAGGACAACCGGGTGGCGGCCGATGAAAAGTTCATGGCTCTGGGCCCGGTAGACGGAAAGACACGCGACTCGCTGACCGATGAACTCGAACGTATGGATACCGCTGCGCTGCGCTCGGAACTGGTTGCATCGGTGTACGAAGACGCTCTGACTTTTGCCCGGGACGCCACCGCGCAAGCGAGAGATTCCCGTGAAAGGTTGTGTTTCTACCGGGACGTCCTGCAGGCGGCCCAAAGCGTCAGTGTCCAGGATGCGCTTCAGCACCTCCCTCTGGAGCCTGTTTTGAAGCGTTTTACCGACATCTGGTACGCAGGCGACCCCGGATATCTCAAAGTGATGCGTAAAACCGGACGGTTTGTCGACGCACCGCTTAGAGCGGCGGTGAGTGCCGCCAAATGGATAACCGGGAAAAAACGCGCGCAAAAGAACCCCGACGCCCACCTGAATGAATTTCCCGAGCAGTTCGAAGAGGATCTTTTGGTGGCCGTCAACAACCTCAGGCGCCAGGCGGTGGGGCCGGAATTGTCCGTAGCGCTGCAGGCCAATGACCCTGCCGCACGCGCGATGGTGCGCATGGCTCGGGGCGCGGGCTCCCGCAAGGACGATCGCCCGGGTGAACGCGTGCATGCCCAGGGCGCTTCCAGGGGAAAGCTCACGTTTACGGCCAAGACGCACACAGCGATAACCCAAGCCCAGGAAAAGCTGAAAACGAAGGACTGGCAAACAACCCTGGATGCGGTCGTGGCCGACGGAGCCCGGATTGCCGACATTCCCGGTCACATCGATGGCGAACTGCGGCAATTGGCAGCCCATTTCAGGGAAACCATGGGTTTCATATCGAGGGTCAGACAGACGTTTTCGGCCTTGCTGACCGTGCTGCCGGCAACGGCCGCCATGACGTATATTCTGACGACCGGAGACCCGGTGGGAGCGGTCGGGATCAAGGTCAAGCTGGCGGGGTTGTTCGGCCTCAAGGACCTGTACGCGCTGGTAGCCATCCCGGCCACCACAGGGTTGAACAGGGCCGACAGAAAACAGCTGGAGTTCATGCTGGTACCCATCACCCGCACCTGGCTGAACGACAAGCTGGGAAGCGTTCAGTCGCTGTTCGAAAAGGAGATAACCGGAGAAATTATAGCGGCTGCCAACCAGGCCCTGGATGCATCCCGAGAGCTCATTGACAATATCGAGGACGCCATGAAACGATTGAACCGCGAACGATAG